From a single Helicovermis profundi genomic region:
- a CDS encoding DUF4386 domain-containing protein: MKNNLSNSKYKFLGIIIGLSLLIMTLVAMFSYGYAHRTIINVSNPLKTYENLISMKNLFIYEIIGWIIIAILDFLLSYCLCKISSLINPKKGKIVGITRLLYSIFLTFAISKLIYLSQTIDIRTAYSAITLIEKFNSIWSFGLIIFGCHLIALGLTFKATKLPRIISILLVIGGVGYIIVETLHIIIPSYSNIVGLINMLFMIPMTFGELGFGVWLFVKSNKLKSLFGAS, from the coding sequence ATGAAAAACAATTTATCAAATTCAAAATACAAATTCTTAGGGATAATTATAGGACTATCCCTCTTAATTATGACACTTGTAGCAATGTTTTCATATGGATATGCACATAGAACTATAATAAATGTTAGCAATCCACTGAAAACATATGAAAATTTAATATCTATGAAAAACCTATTTATATATGAAATCATAGGGTGGATTATCATAGCAATTTTAGATTTTTTACTATCTTACTGCTTATGCAAAATATCAAGCTTAATTAATCCAAAAAAAGGAAAAATAGTCGGTATAACTCGATTACTTTACTCAATATTTCTTACTTTTGCTATTAGTAAACTTATATATCTATCTCAAACCATTGATATAAGAACTGCTTATAGTGCAATCACTTTAATAGAAAAATTCAATTCAATCTGGTCATTTGGTCTTATAATATTTGGTTGTCATCTAATTGCTCTCGGACTAACCTTTAAAGCTACAAAACTACCCAGAATAATATCTATACTACTAGTTATTGGAGGCGTCGGATATATAATTGTTGAAACGCTTCATATCATTATACCATCGTATTCAAATATAGTAGGGCTTATAAATATGTTATTTATGATTCCAATGACATTTGGTGAACTTGGATTTGGAGTGTGGCTATTTGTTAAATCAAACAAATTAAAGTCTCTATTTGGAGCTTCTTAG
- the msrB gene encoding peptide-methionine (R)-S-oxide reductase MsrB, whose amino-acid sequence MKKYIVLLAIIVVTSLLAIGININGIYNGSNEKLEEKTMKDKNVIIKEDTKIKVSSKLKTSSLPMNPNNDLVFNIDDLKDIYLAGGCFWGVEAYMSRVYGVYDVSSGYANGLTENPSYEDLIYKNSGHAETVHIKYDPSLVTLETLLNYYFKIIDPTTLNQQGNDRGLQYRTGIYYTDSKELKTINDRVKKEQTLYSDPLVVEVLPLKQYFLAEDYHQDYLDKNPSGYCHINLNTVTEDLSKLEIPTDKVLKKNLTKLQYDVTQNGATERAFDNEYWNLKEKGIYVDIVTGEPLFISTDKYDSGSGWPSFTKAISLDMVKLVEDNSLFSKRTEIKSKKGDTHLGHVFNDGPIDKGGLRYCVNSASLKFIPVDKMKEMGFEEYIDLIK is encoded by the coding sequence ATGAAAAAATATATTGTATTATTAGCAATTATAGTTGTTACTTCTTTATTGGCCATTGGAATTAATATAAATGGTATTTATAATGGTTCAAATGAAAAATTGGAGGAAAAAACTATGAAAGATAAAAATGTAATAATAAAAGAAGATACTAAAATAAAAGTAAGTTCAAAGTTAAAAACGTCAAGTCTACCAATGAATCCCAACAATGACCTAGTATTTAATATAGATGATTTAAAAGATATATATCTTGCTGGTGGATGTTTTTGGGGTGTAGAAGCATATATGTCAAGAGTATATGGAGTTTATGATGTAAGTTCAGGATATGCAAATGGATTAACAGAAAATCCATCATATGAGGATTTAATTTATAAGAACTCAGGACACGCAGAAACTGTTCATATAAAATATGATCCTTCCTTAGTTACACTTGAAACTCTATTAAATTACTATTTTAAAATTATCGATCCGACTACTTTAAACCAGCAAGGCAACGACCGTGGACTTCAGTATAGAACTGGTATTTACTATACAGATAGTAAAGAATTAAAAACAATAAATGACAGAGTGAAAAAAGAGCAAACGCTTTATAGTGATCCTTTAGTCGTAGAAGTTTTACCTTTAAAGCAGTATTTTTTAGCAGAAGATTACCATCAAGATTATCTTGATAAAAATCCAAGTGGATATTGTCATATTAATTTGAATACTGTAACAGAAGACCTTTCTAAACTTGAAATTCCCACTGACAAAGTCCTTAAAAAAAATCTAACAAAATTACAATATGATGTTACTCAAAATGGAGCTACTGAAAGAGCATTTGACAATGAATATTGGAATTTGAAAGAAAAGGGTATATACGTTGATATAGTAACTGGTGAACCTCTTTTTATATCAACAGATAAATATGATTCTGGAAGTGGATGGCCAAGTTTTACTAAAGCTATTTCTTTAGATATGGTGAAGCTCGTAGAAGACAATTCACTTTTTTCAAAACGAACTGAAATAAAAAGTAAAAAAGGAGATACTCATTTAGGTCATGTTTTTAACGATGGTCCAATTGATAAAGGTGGATTAAGATATTGTGTTAACAGCGCGTCGCTTAAATTTATTCCAGTAGATAAGATGAAAGAAATGGGATTTGAAGAATATATAGATTTGATTAAGTAA
- a CDS encoding ATP-binding protein, with amino-acid sequence MFIGRDYEINKLYKLYNENKFECIVMYGRRRVGKTRLITEFCRGKNTIFYVGEEHNDKLSLKKFSIQIMEHYNLNEFTPEFESFDTAFRFIGEKAKTKRTILVLDEFPYMVSSNKSILSILQNNIDHHLINTKLFLIICGSSISFMENEVLSHKSPLFGRRTAQFMISPLDFFDSIKFFKNYSNEDKMKSYSVLGGVPQYLLQFDSNKSFDYNMINKLYDKSSYLYMEVELLLKQELVNPIVYKSIIEAIADGSSKLNEISTKIGETTSKTSIYIKSLLELKIIQKLVPITEKSNSRKTLYNICDNFYSFYYKYVAKYISAIEQEMGEYIYIEKVNHKFYEHQGYVFEEICKDYLSRKNKKSELPFIIFKLGKWWGNNPIKKKQEEIDIVGFGEDKTLFAECKYTNEKVGISIYEKLVERSNLINSKDSYYYIFSKNGFNESLLKLEKNINNLTLVTLDIMIKEFE; translated from the coding sequence ATGTTTATAGGAAGAGATTATGAAATTAATAAATTATATAAATTATATAATGAAAACAAATTTGAATGTATTGTTATGTATGGTAGAAGAAGAGTTGGTAAAACACGTTTAATTACAGAATTTTGTAGAGGGAAAAATACTATTTTTTATGTTGGTGAAGAGCATAATGATAAATTATCACTTAAAAAGTTTTCAATCCAAATAATGGAACATTATAATCTTAATGAATTTACACCTGAATTTGAATCATTTGATACTGCATTTAGATTTATTGGTGAAAAAGCTAAAACTAAAAGAACAATCTTAGTTCTTGATGAATTTCCTTATATGGTGTCTTCAAATAAAAGTATTCTATCAATACTACAGAATAATATAGATCATCATTTAATAAATACAAAATTATTTTTAATTATATGTGGTTCGTCAATAAGTTTTATGGAAAATGAAGTTCTTTCACATAAAAGTCCTTTATTTGGTCGTAGAACAGCTCAATTTATGATATCTCCTTTAGATTTTTTTGATTCAATAAAATTTTTTAAAAATTATTCAAATGAAGATAAAATGAAGTCCTATAGCGTTTTGGGTGGAGTACCACAATATCTATTACAATTTGATAGTAATAAGTCATTTGATTACAATATGATAAATAAATTATACGATAAATCTTCTTATTTATATATGGAAGTAGAATTATTATTAAAACAAGAATTAGTTAATCCTATTGTATATAAAAGTATAATCGAAGCAATAGCAGATGGTTCAAGTAAATTAAATGAAATATCAACCAAAATTGGAGAAACAACATCAAAAACTTCTATATATATTAAATCACTTTTAGAGTTAAAAATAATTCAGAAGTTAGTTCCTATTACAGAAAAATCAAATTCAAGAAAAACCTTATATAATATCTGTGATAATTTTTATAGTTTTTATTATAAATATGTCGCGAAGTATATATCAGCTATTGAACAAGAAATGGGCGAGTATATATATATAGAAAAAGTAAATCATAAATTCTATGAACACCAAGGCTATGTATTTGAAGAAATTTGTAAGGATTATTTATCTAGAAAAAATAAGAAATCTGAATTACCTTTTATAATATTTAAATTGGGTAAATGGTGGGGGAATAACCCTATTAAAAAGAAACAAGAAGAAATTGATATTGTTGGATTTGGTGAAGATAAAACTTTATTTGCAGAATGTAAATATACAAATGAAAAAGTTGGAATTAGTATTTATGAAAAATTAGTTGAACGGTCAAATTTAATAAATAGTAAAGATTCGTATTATTATATATTTTCAAAAAACGGCTTTAATGAATCTTTATTGAAACTAGAAAAAAATATTAATAATTTGACACTAGTAACCCTAGACATAATGATAAAGGAATTTGAATAG
- a CDS encoding PfkB family carbohydrate kinase has translation MTNREKEIYNLILKNPMISQKEIAEKLGIQRSSVGVQISNLIKKGKLKGKGYIVNEEDYIVVIGGSNIDLQGTSLEKLVYEDSNPGYVTMSLGGVARNIAENMARLGLNIKLISVVGDDLYGKKIIEESKLTGINMDEVIISKNSPTSTYLSILDNSGDMKLAINASDIISNVDIDYIKSNNTLIKNARCIVLDTNLDENVLDFIFDEFSNKDIFVDTVSSIKALKLIKNLKYINTLKPNKIEAEILTGIKITDEVSLNKAVDSLHEKGVKNVYLSMGKDGVIFSNSVERKKYSNYESKLVSATGAGDAFMAGIVYSYIKHSFNSSTLYGLAMASMAINTKETINRDITSEKIEKIVLK, from the coding sequence TTGACTAATAGAGAAAAAGAAATCTATAATCTTATTTTAAAAAATCCTATGATTTCTCAAAAGGAAATTGCTGAAAAGCTTGGTATTCAAAGGTCTTCAGTTGGAGTTCAAATTTCAAACCTTATAAAAAAGGGAAAACTTAAAGGAAAAGGATATATTGTTAATGAAGAAGATTATATTGTCGTTATTGGAGGATCTAATATTGATCTTCAAGGAACGTCATTAGAAAAATTGGTTTATGAAGATTCTAATCCAGGCTATGTTACTATGTCACTCGGCGGAGTTGCACGAAATATTGCAGAAAATATGGCTAGACTTGGCTTAAATATTAAGCTAATTTCTGTTGTTGGCGATGATTTATATGGCAAAAAGATTATTGAAGAATCTAAACTAACTGGCATAAATATGGATGAAGTGATTATCTCTAAAAATAGTCCTACTTCAACTTACCTATCAATTCTTGATAATTCTGGTGATATGAAGCTCGCTATTAATGCTAGTGATATTATTTCAAATGTAGATATTGATTATATTAAAAGTAATAATACATTAATTAAAAATGCTAGATGTATTGTGCTTGATACTAATTTAGATGAAAATGTTTTAGATTTTATTTTTGATGAATTTTCAAATAAAGATATTTTTGTTGACACTGTTTCTTCTATTAAAGCTTTAAAGTTAATTAAAAATTTAAAATATATTAATACTCTAAAGCCTAATAAAATTGAAGCTGAAATATTAACAGGCATAAAAATTACTGATGAAGTTTCTTTAAATAAAGCAGTAGATTCTTTGCATGAAAAAGGCGTAAAAAATGTTTATCTTAGTATGGGAAAAGATGGGGTAATATTTTCAAATTCAGTAGAAAGAAAAAAATATAGTAATTATGAAAGTAAATTAGTTAGTGCAACTGGTGCGGGTGACGCTTTTATGGCTGGTATCGTTTATAGTTATATTAAACATAGTTTTAATAGTAGTACTTTATACGGACTTGCAATGGCATCTATGGCAATTAATACTAAAGAAACAATTAATAGAGATATTACTTCTGAAAAAATAGAAAAAATTGTTTTAAAATAA
- a CDS encoding pseudouridine-5'-phosphate glycosidase — translation MNKELLKEYLDINPEVEKALKEGRPVVALESTIIAHGMPYPKNVETARKVEDIIRAKGAVPATIGIIKGRLKAGLTDEEIEYMGKEKDIKKVSRRDIPFIVSNKLDGATTVASTMIISELAGIKVFVTGGIGGVHRGGENTFDISADLQELSNTNVAVVCAGAKSILDINLTLEYLETYGVTVVGYKTDEFPAFYTRKSGFGVDYKVDSALEIAKALKAKWDLGLEGGMVIGNPIPKEFEMDYDTISGAIEKALIELKENNIKGKETTPFLLAKVKELTSGDSLDSNIELVYNNARVGTDIAIEYASLK, via the coding sequence ATGAATAAAGAATTATTAAAAGAATACTTAGATATTAATCCAGAGGTTGAAAAAGCTTTAAAAGAAGGTAGACCAGTAGTAGCACTTGAATCAACTATTATTGCTCACGGTATGCCGTACCCTAAAAATGTTGAAACTGCAAGAAAAGTTGAAGATATAATAAGAGCAAAAGGTGCAGTTCCTGCAACTATTGGGATTATTAAGGGTAGGCTTAAAGCTGGTCTTACTGATGAAGAAATTGAATATATGGGAAAAGAAAAAGATATTAAAAAAGTTTCAAGACGTGATATTCCATTTATAGTTTCAAATAAATTAGATGGTGCTACTACTGTGGCGTCTACAATGATTATTTCAGAACTCGCTGGCATTAAAGTATTTGTAACTGGTGGAATTGGTGGTGTTCATAGAGGCGGAGAAAATACTTTTGATATTTCTGCAGATTTACAAGAACTTTCAAATACAAATGTTGCAGTAGTTTGTGCAGGAGCAAAATCAATTTTAGATATTAATTTAACTCTTGAATATTTAGAGACTTATGGAGTTACTGTTGTTGGATATAAAACTGATGAATTCCCAGCTTTCTATACAAGAAAAAGTGGATTTGGAGTAGACTATAAAGTTGATAGCGCTTTGGAAATTGCAAAAGCATTAAAAGCAAAATGGGATTTAGGTCTTGAAGGTGGAATGGTTATTGGAAATCCAATCCCTAAAGAATTTGAAATGGATTACGATACTATTAGTGGTGCAATTGAAAAAGCGCTAATTGAATTAAAAGAAAATAATATAAAAGGTAAAGAAACTACTCCATTTTTACTTGCAAAAGTAAAAGAACTTACTTCTGGAGACAGTTTAGATTCGAATATTGAACTTGTTTATAACAATGCTAGAGTAGGCACAGACATTGCAATTGAATACGCTTCATTGAAATAG
- the tkt gene encoding transketolase has protein sequence MKHKNSRVIETIRLLSVDAIEKANSGHPGLPLGAAPMAFALWNEFLNVSATETKWMNRDRFVLSAGHGSMLYYSLLHLFGYEISLDDLKNFRQLGSITPGHPEYNVTPGIETTTGPLGQGLGNAVGMAIAEKKLSAEFNTSDFNIIDHYTYVIAGDGDMMEGITSEAASLAGHLKLGKLIVLYDDNGITIDGSTDISFTEDVGARYRAYGWEVIEVKDGNNYGEIVDAINLARLNSVKPTLIKVKTIIGYGSPTKAGKSSVHGSPLGKDEIIQMKKNMGWDPDKSFYVPDDVKEYMKNITDKKEINRFLWEEKFEEYFKKYPEKESKWKHWFEYEISDETFQDSKIWSSISIDNSTRNSGGIFMNIVKEDIPNLFGGSADLNGSTKTYLKNLGDFSFENPSGSNVFFGIREHAMGAIINGIALHGGLRPFGATFLVFSDYMKPSIRLSALMGLPVIYVFTHDSIGVGEDGPTHQPIEQISMLRSIPNLSVFRPADGKETAMAWINALKRTRGPSAIILTRQNLPSLVGVNKGANYGAYILSKEIKEKPDAIIIASGSEVHVALEASKKLLEDGIDSRVVSMLSMEFFDKQNDSYKEMVLPSDVKSRVSIEAGIELGWRKYVGDKGKIISINHYGESAPANLLFGKFGFTSENIVKLVKEVID, from the coding sequence ATGAAGCATAAAAATAGTAGAGTTATAGAAACGATAAGATTACTTTCAGTTGATGCAATAGAAAAGGCAAATTCAGGTCACCCAGGATTACCTCTTGGAGCTGCACCTATGGCATTTGCATTATGGAATGAATTTTTAAATGTGAGTGCTACTGAAACAAAATGGATGAATAGAGATAGATTTGTTCTATCGGCTGGTCATGGTTCTATGTTATATTACAGCTTACTTCATTTATTTGGTTATGAAATTTCACTAGACGATTTAAAGAATTTTAGACAACTTGGAAGTATTACTCCAGGGCATCCTGAATATAATGTTACTCCTGGAATTGAAACAACGACTGGTCCGCTTGGGCAGGGACTAGGAAATGCAGTTGGTATGGCAATTGCTGAAAAGAAACTTTCAGCTGAATTCAATACTTCTGATTTTAATATTATTGATCATTATACTTATGTTATCGCAGGTGATGGAGATATGATGGAAGGTATTACTTCAGAGGCGGCTTCACTTGCTGGGCATTTAAAGCTTGGTAAATTAATAGTTCTTTATGATGATAATGGTATAACTATAGATGGTTCTACTGATATTTCTTTTACAGAAGACGTTGGAGCGAGGTATAGAGCTTATGGTTGGGAAGTTATTGAAGTGAAAGATGGAAATAATTATGGAGAAATAGTTGATGCAATAAATCTTGCTAGACTAAATTCTGTTAAGCCAACTCTTATTAAAGTTAAAACAATTATAGGTTATGGAAGTCCAACAAAAGCTGGAAAATCATCAGTTCATGGTTCTCCTCTTGGAAAAGATGAAATTATTCAAATGAAAAAAAATATGGGATGGGATCCTGATAAGAGTTTTTATGTTCCTGATGATGTAAAAGAGTATATGAAAAATATTACAGATAAAAAAGAGATAAATAGATTTTTATGGGAAGAGAAATTTGAGGAGTATTTTAAAAAATATCCTGAGAAGGAAAGTAAGTGGAAGCATTGGTTTGAATATGAAATATCTGATGAGACATTTCAAGATTCGAAAATATGGTCTAGTATTTCTATTGATAATTCAACTAGAAATTCAGGTGGTATATTTATGAATATCGTGAAGGAAGATATTCCAAATTTATTTGGCGGAAGTGCAGATTTGAATGGTTCAACAAAAACATATTTAAAAAATCTTGGAGATTTTAGTTTTGAAAATCCATCAGGTAGTAATGTGTTTTTTGGTATAAGAGAACATGCAATGGGAGCAATTATTAATGGTATAGCACTCCATGGTGGACTTAGACCATTTGGTGCAACATTTTTAGTTTTTTCAGATTATATGAAACCATCAATTAGACTTTCGGCTCTTATGGGTTTACCAGTAATTTATGTATTTACTCATGATAGTATTGGTGTTGGAGAAGATGGTCCAACCCACCAACCAATTGAGCAAATTAGTATGTTAAGATCAATCCCTAATTTATCTGTTTTTAGACCAGCAGATGGAAAGGAAACTGCGATGGCATGGATTAATGCTTTAAAAAGAACAAGAGGTCCTTCTGCAATTATACTTACAAGGCAAAATTTACCTTCGCTTGTTGGTGTAAATAAAGGTGCTAACTATGGAGCATATATTTTATCAAAAGAAATAAAAGAAAAACCTGATGCGATAATAATTGCTTCAGGATCTGAAGTTCATGTTGCACTTGAAGCTTCTAAAAAGCTGCTTGAAGATGGTATAGATTCACGTGTAGTAAGTATGCTTAGTATGGAATTTTTTGATAAGCAAAATGATAGTTATAAAGAAATGGTTCTTCCAAGTGATGTTAAAAGTAGAGTTTCTATTGAAGCTGGAATTGAACTTGGATGGCGAAAGTATGTAGGTGATAAAGGTAAAATTATTTCAATAAATCACTACGGTGAATCAGCTCCTGCAAATTTATTGTTTGGAAAATTTGGTTTTACTAGTGAGAACATTGTAAAGCTAGTAAAGGAAGTTATTGATTAG